A window of the Eubalaena glacialis isolate mEubGla1 chromosome 9, mEubGla1.1.hap2.+ XY, whole genome shotgun sequence genome harbors these coding sequences:
- the RGS3 gene encoding regulator of G-protein signaling 3 isoform X9, with protein sequence MLRGMYLTRNGNLQRRHTMKEAKDMKNKLGIFRRRNESPGAQPAGKADKVTKSFKPTSEEALKWGESLEKLLVHKYGLAVFQAFLRTEFSEENLEFWLACEDFKKVKSQSKMAAKAKKIFAEYIAIQACKEVNLDSYTREHTKDNLQSVTRGCFDLAQKRIFGLMEKDSYPRFLRSDLYLDLINQKKMSPPL encoded by the exons ATGCTCCGAGGCATGTACCTCACTCGGAACGGGAACCTCCAGAGGCGGCACACCATGAAGGA AGCCAAGGACATGAAGAACAAGCTGGGCATCTTCAGGCGGCGGAACGAATCCCCTGGGGCCCAGCCAGCGGGCAAGGCAGACAAAGTGACGAAGTCATTCAA GCCCACCTCAGAGGAAGCACTCAAGTGGGGCGAGTCCTTGGAGAAGCTGCTGGTCCACAAAT ATGGGCTAGCGGTGTTCCAAGCCTTCCTCCGCACTGAGTTTAGTGAGGAGAACCTGGAATTCTGGCTGGCATGCGAGGACTTCAAGAAGGTCAAGTCACAGTCCAAGATGGCGGCCAAGGCCAAGAAGATCTTTGCTGAGTACATCGCGATCCAGGCGTGCAAGGAG GTAAACCTGGACTCGTACACACGGGAGCACACCAAGGACAACCTGCAGAGCGTCACGCGGGGCTGCTTCGACCTGGCGCAGAAGCGCATCTTCGGGCTCATGGAGAAGGACTCGTACCCACGCTTCCTCCGCTCGGACCTCTACCTGGACCTCATTAACCAGAAGAAGATGAGTCCCCCGCTTTAG